A region of Silurus meridionalis isolate SWU-2019-XX chromosome 13, ASM1480568v1, whole genome shotgun sequence DNA encodes the following proteins:
- the larp6a gene encoding la-related protein 6a — protein MQVLVNAFLRFLSFLLPPSWFQLAFRWWVGGDECGASPWPNRGAAPARTKPLIAHEEVTARGDSRPPGRVSFAATAAPAPSAAASTAAAPPPPPLADGSGFPWRRIREAARLVSAAPHVNNERRSREARSSPLCDHPAGGVVEDLEAAGCRARWSAATVMSAATELPPNTVDVVCSDASEAAEAVVLPSCFPDQRLREMGTPVTITVAIQAAEDEEPEEEETINSEDEILRHEKSSGAGTSGGELEEESWQPPDAELTQKLIAQIEYYLSDENLEHDAFLLKHVRRNKLGFVSVKLLTSFKKVKHLTRDWRTTAYALRHSTLLELNEEGRKVRRRTSVPVFASESLPSRMLLLSELQRWPELGVALAGEGGAGDGSPGANPAQQERLMELLLKAFGAYGPIASVRVLKPGKDLPPDLKKLSGRYSQLGTEECAIVEFEEVEAAVKAHEAYTGQQGEGKGSMGLKVVLIGTKPPKKKVSKERQREENGNGGGGGMRKSRSLNSRVRELQYHGDDSACSSSETESNPTSPRLGRKSRSCNKLSPGGFHLSPAVSPRSSPWNSPRASPCSQRKAPPNARSPLASEGRLSPEAGRRWADYSSDSSLTPSGSPWVQRRKQVASQESSPVGSPMLGRKIQNADGLPPGVVRLPRGPDGTRGFHAVLMAERGKTASTQT, from the exons ATGCAGGTTTTAGTGAACGCCTTTTTGCGCTTTCTCTCCTTCCTACTTCCTCCTTCTTGGTTCCAGCTCGCGTTTCGCTGGTGGGTTGGGGGAGATGAGTGCGGAGCCTCGCCGTGGCCCAATCGGGGCGCTGCTCCTGCGCGCACAAAGCCTCTTATTGCGCACGAGGAAGTGACAGCGAGAGGAGACTCCCGTCCTCCCGGTCGCGTCTCGTTTGCCGCCACCGCCGCTCCTGCGCCCTCCGCCGCCGCCTCCACCGCCGccgctcctcctcctcctccccttgcGGACGGCTCGGGGTTTCCGTGGCGCCGTATCCGGGAAGCCGCGCGGCTCGTCTCGGCGGCACCGCACGTCAATAACGAGCGCCGGTCCCGAGAAGCGCGGAGCTCGCCGCTGTGCGATCATCCGGCGGGAGGCGTCGTCGAGGACCTCGAGGCAGCGGGGTGTAGAGCGCGCTGGTCCGCCGCCACGGTCATGAGCGCGGCTACGGAGCTGCCGCCGAACACGGTGGATGTAGTATGCAGCGATGCTTCCGAAGCCGCCGAGGCGGTCGTGCTTCCCTCGTGCTTCCCGGATCAACGTCTGCGAGAGATGGGCACTCCGGTAACCATAACCGTGGCCATCCAGGCGGCGGAGGACGAGGAGCCTGAGGAGGAGGAGACCATCAACAGTGAAGACGAAATTCTGAGGCACGAGAAATCGAG CGGCGCTGGCACCAGTGGTGGCGAGCTTGAGGAGGAGAGCTGGCAGCCCCCAGACGCTGAACTGACCCAGAAGCTCATAGCTCAGATCGAGTACTACCTGTCGGATGAGAACCTGGAGCACGACGCCTTCCTGCTCAAGCACGTTCGGCGCAATAAGCTCGGCTTCGTCAGCGTCAAGCTGCTTACTTCTTTTAAGAAG GTGAAGCACTTGACAAGAGACTGGAGGACTACAGCATACGCACTGCGCCATTCCACCCTACTGGAGCTGAATGAAGAAGGCCGGAAAGTTCGCCGCAGGACGAGCGTGCCTGTGTTCGCCAGCGAGTCTCTCCCGAGCCGCATGCTGCTCCTGAGTGAGCTACAGCGCTGGCCTGAGCTAGGTGTGGCTTTGGCAGGTGAAGGTGGGGCTGGAGACGGGAGTCCTGGGGCAAACCCTGCCCAGCAGGAGCGGCTCATGGAGCTTCTGCTCAAGGCCTTTGGTGCATACGGCCCAATCGCCTCTGTGCGTGTGCTGAAACCTGGCAAAGATCTGCCACCTGATCTAAAGAAATTGAGTGGTCGCTATTCACAGCTGGGCACTGAGGAGTGTGCTATTGTCGAGTTTGAGGAAGTGGAGGCGGCTGTGAAGGCTCATGAGGCTTACACAGGTCAGCAGGGAGAAGGGAAGGGATCAATGGGGCTCAAGGTGGTGCTGATTGGCACCAAGCCACCTAAAAAGAAGGTATCCAAGGAGAGGCAGCGGGAGGAGAACGGAAATGGAGGAGGCGGAGGAATGCGCAAGAGCCGCTCGCTGAACAGCCGTGTGCGTGAGCTTCAGTATCACGGAGACGACTCGGCCTGCAGCTCCTCTGAAACAGAAAGCAACCCCACCTCACCTCGGCTCGGCCGCAAGTCACGCTCATGCAACAAGCTTAGTCCTGGAGGCTTCCACTTAAGCCCGGCTGTCTCTCCACGCTCCAGCCCATGGAACAGCCCACGAGCCAGCCCTTGTTCTCAACGCAAAGCCCCTCCTAATGCCCGCTCACCTCTAGCCAGTGAGGGCAGGTTGAGCCCTGAGGCTGGACGCCGCTGGGCCGATTATTCCTCAGACAGCAGTTTGACTCCTTCAGGAAGCCCGTGGGTGCAGCGCAGGAAGCAGGTGGCCAGTCAGGAGAGCAGCCCAGTGGGGAGCCCCATGCTGGGCAGAAAGATCCAGAACGCAGACGGCCTTCCCCCTGGCGTTGTGCGCCTGCCCAGGGGTCCGGATGGCACACGTGGGTTTCATGCAGTGTTGATGGCAGAACGGGGCAAAACTGCATCCACTCAAACCTGA